From Myxococcales bacterium, the proteins below share one genomic window:
- a CDS encoding ABC transporter permease: MSRPSASARIAHGLVVLLATVTLTFVVNDVLPTDPARMVAGAQARPAEVEKVRRELGLDAPIGVRYARFLRRLVHVTLPRDAGSHETCGAIGPVHLDLGKSYQQRRPVVAIVAERLPRTLMLALAAVLLQATVGAALGVYAARYARTAKDRVTVASTLLATSAPTFMTGLVLQAVLAKWARVLPLDGFGTSPLEHAVSVVLPALTLGLYGAAVYTRITRDEMVTALGHDYVRTARAKGLGNLGVLRHAFRNVLVPLATIVALDTGALVSGAAVTETLFRWPGLGQLAVSALVDRDGPVLMGTVLVTCVGVVLSNIFADLAIGHLDPRTRGGKG, from the coding sequence ATGAGCCGCCCCTCGGCCTCCGCGAGGATCGCCCACGGGCTCGTGGTGCTCCTCGCCACGGTGACCCTCACGTTCGTCGTGAACGACGTGCTCCCGACCGACCCGGCGCGCATGGTCGCGGGCGCGCAGGCGCGACCCGCCGAGGTCGAGAAGGTGCGGCGCGAGCTCGGCCTCGACGCCCCCATCGGCGTGCGCTACGCGCGTTTTCTGCGGCGCCTCGTGCACGTCACGCTCCCGCGCGACGCAGGCTCCCACGAGACGTGCGGGGCCATCGGGCCGGTCCACCTCGATCTCGGGAAGAGCTACCAGCAGCGCCGCCCGGTGGTCGCCATCGTGGCCGAGCGGCTCCCGCGTACGCTGATGCTCGCGCTCGCCGCCGTGCTCCTCCAAGCCACGGTGGGCGCCGCGCTCGGCGTCTATGCGGCGAGGTACGCGCGAACGGCGAAGGACCGCGTGACCGTGGCGTCGACGTTGCTCGCGACGAGCGCGCCGACGTTCATGACGGGGCTCGTGCTCCAGGCCGTGCTCGCCAAGTGGGCGAGGGTGCTCCCCCTCGACGGGTTCGGGACATCGCCGCTCGAGCACGCCGTGAGCGTCGTGCTGCCGGCGCTCACCCTCGGCCTCTACGGCGCTGCGGTCTACACACGCATCACCCGAGACGAGATGGTCACGGCGCTCGGCCACGACTACGTCCGGACGGCACGCGCGAAAGGCCTCGGTAACCTCGGGGTGCTCAGGCACGCGTTCCGCAACGTCCTCGTCCCGCTCGCGACGATCGTCGCGCTCGACACCGGCGCGCTCGTGTCCGGAGCTGCGGTGACCGAGACGCTCTTCCGCTGGCCTGGCCTCGGTCAGCTCGCCGTCTCCGCGCTCGTCGACCGCGACGGACCGGTCCTCATGGGCACCGTGCTCGTCACCTGCGTCGGCGTCGTTTTATCGAATATTTTCGCAGACTTGGCCATAGGCCACCTCGACCCGCGCACCCGCGGAGGCAAAGGCTGA
- a CDS encoding alpha/beta hydrolase, whose product MSAAAPAATLRDVLARGARVRFVDEGEGAPLLLVHDFLSSHLEWDHVRPLLVSHARVIAVDLPGFGASEAPDRAKYRYTFDGFAESITDLVSALELGPVTICGRGMGGAVALTFAASHPDLVERVVLVAPHVYPSRVRFFERLAEVPFLGPLLFKQVYGRGFLRAYLGGSRGPHAAAAAARLETHLGRFDAPSTRQAAYETLLAMLDTRPIVAKVPRVQAPCLVVWGRDDPRAPVELGRKLTRELRRARLEVVESGHSPAEDRPDDLARHVLDFLRTDRRDLEAGPRSSRPPRVSVRRAPASTKKGELP is encoded by the coding sequence GTGAGCGCCGCGGCTCCTGCGGCCACGCTGCGCGACGTGCTCGCACGCGGCGCGAGGGTGCGCTTCGTCGACGAGGGCGAGGGCGCGCCCCTCCTGCTCGTGCACGACTTCCTCTCGAGCCACCTCGAGTGGGATCACGTGCGCCCGCTGCTCGTGTCGCACGCGCGTGTGATCGCCGTCGATCTGCCGGGTTTCGGCGCGAGTGAGGCCCCCGACCGCGCGAAGTACCGGTACACGTTCGACGGCTTCGCCGAGTCGATCACCGACCTCGTGTCGGCCCTCGAGCTCGGCCCCGTGACCATCTGCGGGCGCGGCATGGGCGGCGCCGTGGCGCTCACGTTCGCCGCGAGCCACCCGGATCTCGTCGAGCGTGTCGTGCTCGTCGCGCCGCACGTGTACCCGTCGAGGGTGCGCTTCTTCGAGCGCCTCGCCGAGGTGCCGTTCCTCGGCCCGCTCCTCTTCAAGCAGGTCTACGGGCGAGGTTTCCTGCGAGCCTACCTCGGGGGTAGCCGAGGCCCCCACGCAGCGGCTGCGGCGGCGCGCCTCGAGACGCACCTCGGTCGGTTCGACGCCCCCTCCACGAGGCAGGCCGCCTACGAGACCCTCCTCGCGATGCTCGACACACGCCCGATCGTGGCCAAGGTGCCGCGTGTGCAAGCCCCCTGCCTCGTCGTGTGGGGGCGAGACGACCCGCGAGCGCCCGTGGAGCTCGGGAGGAAGCTCACACGCGAGCTCCGGCGCGCGCGCCTCGAGGTGGTCGAGAGCGGGCACTCCCCCGCCGAGGATCGGCCGGACGATCTCGCGCGTCACGTCCTCGACTTCCTCCGCACCGATCGCCGCGATCTCGAGGCTGGGCCGAGGTCCTCGCGTCCCCCGCGCGTGTCCGTGCGGCGCGCCCCCGCGTCGACGAAGAAAGGCGAGCTCCCTTGA
- a CDS encoding response regulator translates to MAKEQLLLVDADARSLRVLEVSLRKAGYNVTVANDGEEALRHVESSPPDLVLSDTKLPKLDGYAFVRRLKERPEWARIPVVFLTSQRSVEDKIRGLELGVEDYLTKPIFVRELLARVQLLLARREKDTMAMQRPAQTSAKTHFSGSIADMTVVDLLQTFEVSRKTGIVHLRAGLRAAHIYFREGKVVDAELGSLSGEEAIYRALTWNEASFEVSFEPVARPDVIESSTQGILMEGMRRLDEWSRITEQLPPLDRALEVDHEELAARIGEIPDEVNGILRLVDGKRTTLEVIEESPFEDLSTISTLSKLYFEGLLVLAKGTRNTEPFVPGTPGPPAVVDEPSRLPEVRTNPPPHHEPDVVVPQAAPSSPDTLSSPSHEPSSEPLVSDERDASTLRGLAASVPVSASPEDVSTVRAIVDPDPSSPPSGDETREVPRVTPSIPAPPPVLLAIPPSEPVEAVEVPIEVTPVPGLDDRVLPAVRAVEPPSEPPQRLDAKAHPPPSRRSEAFEPKVLVAGEEAISEPVSSGALRGEDDTAPSRRKMLAEEDTAPSRRRAASTFPPPAPNDADDDEEISPPVSRIEGPAVVKALVGVIVTVLVLAVGARKCVRGSHDTAEGLSVTADASSADVSRSTSVPVTTGASPSAPTPPTPSTAAIEPSATAPRVSPGLDGSTHEPSAVGRVDASAPSLPPETTELGKAQRLLELRQPGKAAAVAHRITVREPGNAEAWLTLAASYEALGQPKDAKDAYRSCVAKAAGAGAAECKALLGE, encoded by the coding sequence ATGGCCAAGGAACAGCTCCTCCTCGTCGACGCCGACGCACGCAGCCTTCGCGTGCTCGAGGTGAGCCTCCGTAAGGCGGGCTACAACGTCACCGTCGCGAACGACGGCGAGGAGGCGCTTCGTCACGTCGAGAGCTCGCCTCCGGATCTCGTGCTCTCGGACACCAAGCTCCCCAAGCTGGACGGGTATGCGTTCGTCCGTCGCCTGAAGGAGCGCCCCGAGTGGGCGCGCATCCCCGTGGTGTTCCTCACGAGCCAGCGCTCGGTCGAGGACAAGATTCGGGGCCTCGAGCTCGGCGTCGAGGACTACCTCACGAAGCCCATCTTCGTGCGCGAGCTGCTCGCGCGGGTCCAGCTCCTCCTCGCGCGGCGCGAGAAGGACACGATGGCGATGCAGAGGCCCGCGCAAACCTCCGCAAAGACTCACTTTTCGGGATCCATCGCGGACATGACCGTGGTCGATCTGCTCCAGACCTTCGAGGTCTCGCGGAAGACCGGCATCGTCCACCTTCGAGCGGGGCTCCGGGCGGCGCACATCTACTTCCGAGAGGGCAAGGTGGTCGACGCCGAGCTCGGAAGCCTCTCCGGAGAGGAGGCGATCTACCGCGCGCTGACCTGGAACGAGGCGTCGTTCGAGGTGAGCTTCGAGCCCGTGGCCCGGCCCGACGTGATCGAGTCGTCGACGCAAGGCATCCTCATGGAGGGCATGCGGCGCCTCGACGAGTGGAGCCGGATCACCGAGCAGCTCCCTCCGCTCGATCGCGCGCTCGAGGTCGATCACGAGGAGCTCGCGGCGCGCATCGGCGAGATCCCCGACGAGGTGAACGGAATCCTGCGGCTCGTCGACGGGAAGCGCACGACCCTCGAGGTCATCGAGGAGTCCCCGTTCGAGGACCTCTCCACCATTTCGACGCTCTCGAAGCTCTACTTCGAGGGGCTCCTCGTGCTCGCGAAAGGTACGCGAAATACCGAGCCGTTCGTCCCCGGAACTCCTGGGCCGCCGGCCGTGGTCGACGAGCCGAGCCGCCTGCCCGAGGTGAGGACCAACCCTCCTCCCCATCACGAGCCCGACGTGGTCGTGCCGCAGGCGGCGCCTTCTTCTCCCGACACGCTCTCTTCGCCATCTCACGAGCCCTCGTCCGAGCCCCTCGTCTCGGACGAGCGCGACGCGTCGACGTTGCGTGGCCTCGCGGCGAGCGTCCCCGTGTCGGCGTCGCCAGAGGACGTTTCGACCGTGCGCGCGATCGTCGACCCGGATCCGTCGTCCCCTCCGTCGGGCGACGAGACGCGCGAGGTCCCCCGGGTCACGCCGAGCATTCCGGCTCCTCCTCCCGTGCTGCTCGCCATTCCGCCCTCCGAGCCCGTCGAGGCGGTGGAGGTGCCGATCGAGGTGACCCCCGTGCCGGGGCTCGACGACCGCGTGCTCCCGGCCGTGAGGGCCGTCGAGCCCCCGAGCGAGCCTCCGCAGCGCCTCGACGCGAAGGCTCACCCACCGCCGTCACGTCGCTCCGAGGCGTTCGAGCCGAAGGTGCTCGTGGCGGGTGAAGAGGCGATCTCCGAGCCTGTCTCCTCCGGGGCGTTGCGTGGGGAGGACGACACGGCCCCGTCGCGTCGGAAGATGCTCGCCGAAGAAGACACGGCGCCGTCGCGTCGGAGGGCCGCGTCCACGTTCCCTCCGCCCGCTCCCAACGACGCCGACGACGACGAGGAGATCTCGCCGCCCGTGTCCCGAATCGAAGGCCCGGCGGTCGTGAAGGCGCTCGTCGGTGTCATCGTGACCGTGCTCGTGCTCGCCGTCGGAGCGAGGAAATGCGTGCGAGGGTCCCACGACACGGCCGAGGGGCTCTCGGTGACGGCGGATGCGTCCAGCGCCGACGTCTCGCGGTCCACGTCCGTCCCCGTGACGACGGGCGCCTCCCCGTCGGCCCCGACGCCGCCGACCCCCTCTACGGCCGCCATCGAACCTTCGGCCACGGCCCCTCGGGTCTCGCCGGGTCTCGACGGCTCCACGCACGAGCCCAGCGCGGTGGGGCGCGTCGACGCCTCCGCGCCGAGCCTGCCACCCGAGACGACCGAGCTCGGGAAGGCCCAGCGGCTCCTCGAGCTACGTCAGCCTGGAAAGGCGGCTGCGGTCGCGCATCGCATCACGGTGCGCGAGCCTGGGAACGCCGAGGCGTGGCTCACGCTCGCCGCCTCCTACGAGGCGCTCGGCCAACCCAAGGACGCGAAGGACGCGTACCGCTCGTGCGTGGCGAAGGCCGCGGGCGCGGGCGCCGCCGAGTGCAAGGCATTGCTCGGCGAGTAA
- a CDS encoding RluA family pseudouridine synthase: MTRLRASETELVRPPEVEEGSVVSVFRVPPELAGQRLDVFLTQELRRTSRTRAQEIIRVSAWDDRGRKLRPNDRVFAEQKVLLWRPAWDETPVPREVPVLYEDDHLLAVSKPAGLPVHPTARYHKNTLIVMLKAERPGAFLSLGHRIDRETSGVLLVTKTAECDRLLKKAFEERSDIDKTYLAITWGVPSESPGGQEAKISNLFRFSCGMELPPRAKFGVKMEVSDAETALASATRFAVNEVRTRARDGARYAMVRCELESGRQHQIRLHLATLGSPIVGDKLYGPDDGCFPRGADGELTDDDERLLELPRHALHAHALALDHPVTGERLTIRAPLPDDLADFWDGLAR, from the coding sequence ATGACGCGCCTACGCGCCAGCGAGACCGAGCTCGTCCGCCCCCCCGAGGTCGAGGAAGGCTCGGTCGTGAGCGTGTTTCGGGTGCCCCCCGAGCTCGCCGGGCAGCGGCTCGACGTCTTCCTCACCCAGGAGCTTCGGCGCACGAGCCGGACACGCGCTCAAGAAATCATCCGAGTGTCTGCATGGGACGACCGCGGCCGCAAGCTCCGGCCGAACGACCGCGTGTTCGCCGAACAGAAGGTGCTCCTCTGGCGACCGGCGTGGGACGAGACCCCCGTCCCGCGCGAGGTGCCGGTGCTCTACGAGGACGATCACCTCCTCGCCGTCTCGAAGCCCGCCGGCCTCCCCGTGCATCCGACGGCGCGCTACCACAAGAACACGCTCATCGTGATGCTCAAGGCCGAGCGCCCGGGCGCGTTCCTCTCCCTCGGGCACCGCATCGATCGCGAGACGAGCGGCGTGCTGCTCGTCACGAAGACCGCCGAGTGCGACCGGCTCCTCAAGAAGGCCTTCGAGGAGCGCTCCGACATCGACAAGACCTACCTCGCGATCACGTGGGGCGTGCCAAGCGAGAGCCCGGGCGGGCAAGAAGCCAAAATATCGAATTTGTTCCGTTTTTCGTGCGGGATGGAGCTCCCCCCGCGCGCCAAGTTCGGCGTCAAGATGGAGGTCTCCGACGCCGAGACCGCGCTCGCGTCGGCGACGCGCTTCGCCGTGAACGAGGTGCGCACGCGGGCCCGGGACGGCGCGCGCTACGCGATGGTCCGCTGCGAGCTCGAGAGCGGCAGGCAGCACCAGATAAGGCTCCACCTCGCGACGCTCGGCAGCCCCATCGTGGGCGACAAGCTCTACGGCCCCGACGACGGGTGCTTCCCGCGCGGGGCCGACGGCGAGCTCACGGACGACGACGAGCGGCTCCTCGAGCTGCCCCGCCACGCCCTCCACGCCCACGCCCTCGCCCTCGACCACCCGGTCACGGGCGAGCGGCTCACCATTCGTGCCCCGCTCCCGGACGATCTCGCCGACTTCTGGGACGGGCTCGCGCGGTGA
- a CDS encoding ABC transporter substrate-binding protein → MSTPTPRRRALGWAAKVTAGASISLLATLALPSVGCRGGLPKPIEGAGNEEGSPRRGGVLRLSSFGDIRGLDPANIADGLVSTLHQLLFAGLVDFDERGEIVPRLAERFERSDDGTVYTFFLRKGVVFHDGELLHADDVKRSIERALHPSAPNPYASFFGSIRGYKAFSEGKADSLEGVRVLGDLVVSITLDAPDSTFLPLLAMQVLRPVCKSTGARYRDGAPACGAGPFKLAKGGYVRGQSVTLERHDAYYEPGKPYLDGVVFQFGVSPSSAKHKFLTGELDTLRDMTPGDILAFTRDPAWAPLTTYERERQIMGEAMNTELAPFDDVEVRRAVACVLDRSHYELVKPVTLRAAPRAIPPGTPGYDETDPGQPTSLTEALEHMRRAGYPYDPITKTGGYPHVVPYTTYRQGVSEYTAQVFAQEVAKIGIRVDIRLVSYPAYLAQIGRRKKVAVGPWGWSEDYPDAIDFLESLFHSKGIADEDASNVSFYSSPTFDGLVDRAKRELDPSRRRELVGRAVRQVYDDAPFAFAYSVRFVDVRQPYLRGYTPHAVWPRNVAFAWLDRKARTSLSGREPRLVSPLGSLVGP, encoded by the coding sequence TTGAGCACGCCCACGCCACGACGCCGAGCCCTCGGGTGGGCCGCGAAGGTCACGGCAGGCGCGAGCATTTCGCTCCTCGCGACGCTCGCCCTCCCGAGCGTGGGCTGCCGAGGGGGGCTGCCGAAGCCGATCGAGGGCGCGGGCAACGAGGAGGGCTCACCGCGGCGAGGCGGCGTGCTGCGTCTCTCGAGCTTCGGGGACATCCGAGGCCTCGACCCGGCGAACATCGCCGACGGCCTCGTGTCGACGCTGCACCAGCTCCTCTTCGCGGGGCTCGTCGACTTCGACGAACGAGGGGAGATCGTGCCCCGCCTCGCCGAGCGCTTCGAGCGCTCGGACGACGGCACCGTCTACACGTTCTTCCTCCGCAAGGGCGTCGTCTTCCACGACGGGGAGCTCCTCCACGCCGACGACGTCAAGCGCTCGATCGAGCGCGCCCTCCACCCCTCCGCGCCGAACCCGTACGCCTCGTTCTTCGGCTCGATTCGAGGCTACAAGGCGTTCTCCGAGGGCAAAGCCGATTCGCTCGAGGGGGTCCGTGTGCTCGGCGATCTCGTCGTGTCGATCACGCTCGACGCCCCCGACTCGACCTTCCTCCCCCTCCTGGCGATGCAGGTCCTCCGCCCGGTCTGCAAGAGCACGGGCGCACGCTACCGCGACGGCGCGCCGGCATGCGGCGCCGGGCCGTTCAAGCTCGCGAAGGGCGGGTACGTGAGAGGGCAGAGCGTCACCCTCGAGCGTCACGACGCGTACTACGAGCCCGGCAAGCCCTACCTCGACGGGGTGGTCTTCCAGTTCGGGGTGAGCCCGTCCTCGGCCAAGCACAAGTTCCTCACGGGCGAGCTCGACACCCTTCGCGACATGACCCCGGGCGACATCCTCGCCTTCACCCGGGACCCCGCGTGGGCGCCGCTCACGACCTACGAGCGGGAGCGCCAAATCATGGGCGAAGCGATGAACACCGAGCTTGCCCCGTTCGACGACGTCGAGGTGAGGCGCGCCGTCGCGTGTGTGCTCGATCGCTCCCACTACGAGCTCGTGAAGCCCGTCACGCTCCGCGCCGCGCCGCGTGCGATCCCCCCGGGCACCCCCGGCTACGACGAAACCGATCCCGGCCAGCCGACGAGCCTCACAGAGGCCCTCGAGCACATGCGGCGAGCGGGCTATCCCTATGATCCCATTACAAAAACGGGAGGATATCCGCACGTCGTCCCGTACACGACGTACCGCCAAGGCGTGAGCGAGTACACGGCCCAAGTGTTCGCCCAAGAGGTCGCGAAGATCGGGATTCGTGTCGACATTCGGCTCGTCAGCTACCCGGCCTACCTCGCACAAATCGGGAGGCGGAAGAAGGTGGCGGTGGGCCCGTGGGGGTGGTCCGAAGACTACCCGGACGCCATCGACTTCCTCGAGTCCTTGTTCCACTCGAAGGGCATCGCCGACGAGGACGCGAGCAACGTGTCGTTCTATTCGAGCCCCACGTTCGATGGTCTCGTCGACCGCGCCAAGCGGGAGCTCGATCCTTCGCGACGACGCGAGCTCGTGGGGCGTGCGGTCCGCCAAGTCTACGACGACGCCCCCTTCGCCTTCGCGTACTCGGTGCGGTTCGTCGACGTGAGGCAACCCTACCTCCGCGGATACACCCCCCACGCCGTGTGGCCGCGCAACGTCGCCTTCGCGTGGCTCGATCGCAAGGCGAGGACGTCGCTTTCGGGTCGGGAGCCGCGGCTCGTGTCGCCGCTCGGGAGCCTCGTCGGCCCATGA
- a CDS encoding ParA family protein, with amino-acid sequence MRPPTFAPEPSVVASAHVSIPKLAPVRGLSSTLVPTPAAPPVAPSVTPPQAPATASPAQPSASGVVPAAATVPARPLAPFAGPRRLAIFNHKGGTGKTTTTVSIAAGLAEKGLKVLLVDTDSQGNVAVSFGVKPEKTLYHVLVMGLRAEDAAVTVRPNLDLIASNETLAAAELYLAGRQNRDRVLRDRLAAATAGYDVVVIDCSPSLSLMNQNALVLADGILVPVACDYLSLVGVRQVIKTVKNVNGLLRHPVQIYGVLPTFYDARARICRDAVDTLKQHFGDKCLLPIRAATRVKEAPAQGKTIFELAPESNASEDYRAVVERLVTGKGAELPADFSPASQPMAANA; translated from the coding sequence ATGCGTCCGCCGACGTTCGCGCCCGAGCCTTCGGTCGTGGCCTCGGCCCACGTGAGCATCCCCAAGCTTGCGCCGGTGCGCGGTCTTTCGTCGACCCTCGTGCCGACCCCCGCGGCGCCTCCCGTCGCGCCCTCGGTCACACCGCCCCAGGCGCCCGCGACGGCTTCGCCGGCCCAGCCCTCGGCGTCCGGGGTCGTCCCCGCGGCGGCGACCGTGCCCGCGCGGCCCCTCGCGCCCTTCGCCGGGCCCCGCAGGCTCGCGATCTTCAACCACAAGGGCGGCACCGGTAAGACCACGACGACCGTGAGCATCGCGGCGGGCCTCGCCGAGAAGGGCCTCAAGGTCCTCCTCGTCGACACCGACTCGCAGGGCAACGTGGCGGTCTCCTTCGGCGTGAAGCCCGAGAAGACCCTCTACCACGTGCTCGTGATGGGGCTTCGCGCCGAGGACGCCGCCGTGACCGTGCGTCCGAACCTCGATCTCATCGCGTCGAACGAGACCCTCGCGGCCGCCGAGCTCTACCTCGCGGGGCGCCAGAACCGTGACAGGGTCCTCCGGGATCGCCTCGCGGCGGCCACGGCCGGGTACGACGTCGTCGTCATCGACTGCTCGCCTTCGCTCTCGCTCATGAACCAGAACGCCCTCGTGCTCGCCGACGGGATCCTCGTGCCCGTCGCGTGCGACTACCTCTCGCTCGTCGGCGTCCGCCAGGTGATCAAGACGGTGAAGAACGTGAACGGCCTCCTCCGTCACCCCGTGCAAATCTACGGGGTCCTCCCGACGTTCTACGACGCGCGCGCGCGTATCTGCCGCGACGCCGTCGACACGCTGAAGCAGCACTTCGGCGACAAGTGCCTGCTCCCGATCCGCGCCGCCACCCGCGTGAAAGAGGCGCCGGCGCAGGGAAAGACGATCTTCGAGCTCGCGCCCGAGTCGAACGCCTCGGAAGACTACCGCGCGGTGGTCGAGCGGCTCGTCACGGGCAAGGGGGCCGAGCTCCCCGCCGACTTCTCGCCCGCGAGCCAGCCCATGGCCGCGAACGCCTGA
- a CDS encoding ABC transporter permease, giving the protein MSPRLETLKKSGPFRLGLGMVLALVVFSVVAPWLSPHDATTSEFERAVGPDGPVGPCLAFPLGADRLYRDVLVRLAIGGRISLGIGVAATAIATVLGTVVGVVSGYFEGSRGARIPYGVAVVALGFSATFVYGPEGFSRLMSSHHGLPLVLGLTALAALVYGLRGRPGFDVGLDTVLMRVVDVGLAFPFLLLVLAIGSVFERTSATTILLTLGLSGWLGIARVVRAKTIAVKGEEFVHAARALGQSTPRILALHILPNVSGPVVVLSTLSVAQMIVAESALGFLGVGISPPTPTWGYMLFEGQDVLQHAPWLVAAPFATILLAVLGFNVLGEGLREALDPRKAKR; this is encoded by the coding sequence TTGAGCCCGCGGCTCGAGACCTTGAAGAAGAGCGGCCCGTTTCGGCTCGGTCTCGGCATGGTCCTCGCGCTCGTCGTCTTCTCCGTCGTCGCGCCGTGGCTCTCCCCCCACGACGCCACGACCTCCGAGTTCGAGCGCGCCGTCGGGCCCGACGGGCCGGTCGGTCCCTGCCTCGCCTTCCCCCTCGGCGCCGATCGCCTCTACCGCGACGTGCTCGTGCGGCTCGCCATCGGAGGACGGATCTCGCTCGGCATCGGCGTCGCGGCGACGGCCATCGCGACGGTCCTCGGCACGGTCGTGGGCGTCGTCTCCGGGTACTTCGAGGGCTCGCGGGGCGCTCGTATTCCCTACGGAGTCGCCGTCGTCGCGCTCGGCTTCAGCGCGACGTTCGTGTACGGGCCGGAGGGCTTTTCGAGGCTCATGTCCTCGCACCACGGCCTCCCCCTCGTCCTCGGGCTCACGGCCCTCGCCGCGCTCGTGTACGGGCTCCGAGGGCGGCCCGGTTTCGACGTCGGGCTCGACACGGTCCTCATGCGCGTCGTCGACGTGGGGCTCGCCTTCCCTTTCCTCTTGCTCGTGCTCGCGATCGGCTCCGTCTTCGAGAGGACGAGCGCGACCACCATCCTCTTGACGCTCGGCCTCTCGGGCTGGCTCGGGATCGCGCGCGTCGTCCGCGCGAAAACCATCGCCGTGAAAGGCGAGGAGTTCGTCCACGCCGCGCGCGCCCTCGGCCAGAGCACCCCGAGGATCTTGGCCCTGCATATCCTGCCGAACGTGTCGGGCCCCGTCGTCGTGTTGTCGACGCTCTCGGTCGCGCAGATGATCGTCGCCGAGAGCGCCCTCGGCTTCCTCGGGGTCGGCATCTCACCTCCGACCCCGACGTGGGGATACATGCTCTTCGAGGGGCAAGACGTGCTCCAGCACGCACCGTGGCTCGTCGCCGCTCCATTCGCCACGATCCTGCTCGCGGTGCTCGGCTTCAACGTTCTCGGTGAAGGGCTCCGCGAGGCGCTCGATCCACGAAAGGCCAAACGTTGA
- a CDS encoding glycogen synthase: MDILFATTELAPYVKVGGLADVASSLPKALRGLGHKVTIVVPRFPGFEAGGLLVARRLTPLKLAHGDASVEVTLYDGRLSSQVDLLLVDVAGLFARADVYGPAGAEDPENAKRFSIFSRVVAEVAKQRAEEGTPYDVVHLNDWPTALAAKYMADAKVKASRTVLTLHNAAHQGVFPKEAMADIGLPWSDFTVAGLEFYGSLSLLKQGIVSADAVTTVSARHAVELQTAEGGFKLDGVLRAKGRVTGIVNGVDYSVWNPATDPHLPARYDAEDPSAKARCKGALQKELGLPLSPEAPLLVSVGRLVEQKGVDLLLAALPKILRSSEAQVVICGDGDDAMVEAVTAQVAKSRGRAVFVRAAPEAVVHRAFAAADFVVVPSRYEPCGLVQLYAQRYGALPVVHAVGGLVDTVVDCDAKLETGTGFSFDAPTEEALVGCVLRALAAREHRAFPQLVRRVMRADRGWERSARQYEALYRKLSRPATSAA; the protein is encoded by the coding sequence ATGGATATCCTCTTCGCGACGACCGAGCTCGCCCCCTACGTCAAAGTCGGCGGTCTTGCCGACGTGGCCTCGTCCCTCCCGAAGGCCCTCCGCGGCCTCGGCCACAAGGTCACGATCGTCGTGCCCCGGTTCCCGGGGTTCGAGGCCGGTGGGCTCCTCGTCGCGCGGAGGCTCACGCCCCTCAAGCTCGCGCACGGCGATGCTTCGGTGGAGGTCACCCTCTACGACGGGCGGCTCTCGTCGCAGGTCGATCTCCTCTTGGTCGACGTCGCGGGGCTCTTCGCGCGCGCGGACGTGTACGGCCCCGCCGGCGCCGAGGATCCGGAGAACGCCAAGCGGTTCTCCATCTTCTCGCGCGTCGTGGCCGAGGTGGCGAAGCAGCGGGCCGAGGAGGGGACGCCGTACGACGTCGTGCACCTCAACGACTGGCCCACGGCGCTCGCCGCCAAATACATGGCCGACGCGAAGGTGAAGGCCTCGCGCACCGTCTTGACCCTCCACAACGCCGCCCACCAGGGCGTCTTCCCGAAGGAGGCCATGGCCGACATCGGCCTCCCGTGGAGCGACTTCACCGTGGCGGGGCTCGAGTTCTATGGGAGCCTCAGCCTGCTCAAGCAGGGCATCGTCTCGGCCGACGCCGTGACGACCGTGAGCGCGCGCCACGCCGTCGAGCTCCAGACCGCCGAGGGGGGCTTCAAGCTCGACGGGGTCCTCCGGGCGAAGGGGCGCGTCACCGGGATCGTCAACGGCGTCGATTACTCGGTGTGGAACCCCGCGACCGACCCGCACCTCCCGGCGCGCTACGACGCCGAAGATCCGAGCGCGAAGGCCCGCTGCAAGGGCGCCCTCCAGAAAGAGCTCGGCCTCCCGCTCTCGCCCGAAGCGCCGCTGCTCGTCAGCGTGGGGCGCCTCGTCGAGCAGAAGGGCGTGGACCTCCTCCTCGCCGCGCTCCCCAAGATCCTTCGCTCGAGCGAGGCGCAGGTCGTCATCTGCGGGGACGGCGACGACGCCATGGTCGAGGCCGTCACGGCCCAAGTGGCGAAGTCGCGTGGGCGCGCGGTGTTCGTCCGCGCGGCGCCGGAGGCCGTGGTGCACCGCGCCTTCGCCGCGGCGGATTTTGTCGTAGTTCCGAGCCGTTATGAGCCGTGTGGCCTCGTCCAGCTCTACGCCCAGCGGTACGGCGCGCTGCCGGTCGTGCACGCGGTCGGAGGCCTCGTCGACACGGTGGTCGACTGCGACGCCAAGCTCGAGACCGGCACGGGCTTCTCGTTCGACGCACCGACCGAAGAGGCGCTCGTCGGCTGCGTGCTCCGCGCCCTCGCGGCCCGCGAGCACCGCGCGTTCCCTCAGCTCGTTCGCCGCGTCATGCGGGCCGACCGCGGGTGGGAGCGCTCGGCGCGGCAGTACGAAGCGCTCTACCGCAAGCTCTCGCGGCCGGCCACCTCGGCAGCTTAG